One Ogataea parapolymorpha DL-1 chromosome VI, whole genome shotgun sequence DNA window includes the following coding sequences:
- a CDS encoding peptide methionine sulfoxide reductase, with amino-acid sequence MSAISKTLKTTPSSQVLSVAAGCFWGVEYLYKKHFKDQIIDTKVGYANGTASNPDYKLVCTGSTNHAETLQVSFEPSKVSYRTLVDFFFVMHDPTTVDAQGPDIGTQYRSAIFTHSEEQEKIAKEALEYAQKKWYPNDKIVTKIEPIKTFWDAEEYHQQYLIKNPERHLCPTHFIRTTPK; translated from the coding sequence aTGTCCGCCATCTCCAAGACTCTGAAGACCACGCCTTCCAGCCAAGTTCTGAGCGTTGCTGCCGGCTGTTTCTGGGGTGTTGAGTATCTCTACAAGAAGCATTTCAAAGACCAGATCATTGATACAAAGGTTGGTTACGCTAACGGAACTGCCTCAAACCCCGACTACAAACTGGTTTGCACTGGATCCACTAATCATGCAGAGACTTTACAAGTTTCCTTCGAGCCTTCCAAGGTGTCCTACAGAACACTAGTGGATTTCTTCTTTGTGATGCACGACCCAACGACTGTTGACGCCCAGGGCCCAGATATCGGCACCCAGTATCGTTCTGCCATCTTCACTCATAGCgaagagcaagaaaaaatagCCAAGGAAGCTCTGGAGTACGCGCAGAAAAAGTGGTACCCTAACGACAAGATTGTTACTAAAATCGAGCCAATCAAAACGTTTTGGGACGCTGAAGAGTACCACCAGCAGTACTTGATCAAAAATCCAGAGCGCCACCTGTGCCCTACACATTTCATCAGAACGACTCCAAAATAA